The sequence below is a genomic window from Lolium perenne isolate Kyuss_39 chromosome 4, Kyuss_2.0, whole genome shotgun sequence.
ATCAACCAAAGAACTTCGGTGCAGCTTCGGAGTATGAGGGTTACACGCTCGCTGACTGCACATACGTTCGCTCATAGAAGCCCATCACCTGATCAGCAACTGTCCACATTATAGCCTGACCAGGTGGAATCCTCATGAGCCTGGGAAGCAAGCCTCTCCACAGGGCTCGGAGGCCCTCCTCGGAGTGTATTGTTCGTATCGCATGGAACATGCCCTTGTACTTGATGTCACCAGTTCTCCCTTGCGCCATCAGCCTAGTCTTCACGACATCGAAAGGTCCAGTGCAGACCGGCCCTGCAGTTCCCGCAAGGAACCCAGAGACCATAGACTGCCATGGCAGGAGAACCTTCCCGTCTCCTTCATGCTTCTTCCAGAGAACAATGTCGAACATGTTCTTGGCTGTGAACATCGCAGCTTGGTTTGTGCCATTACGCATGACAGTTGGTGATGCTCCAGACCACAAACCGAAAATGCCTTCCTCACGAACAATTGTCTTTGCACAGTGTATAGGACCTTTGTATTTCAGCAGGTCTGTGCTTAGTCCTTTTTGCTGCTGTAATCGAATCTTTACGACCTACATCCACCATAAAAAAACATTACACCAATTTAAATAAAAAAAGCTTTAAATAATAGTACATAATTATGATTGAGAAAAAAACATAACTATGATTGAGAAAAAACATAATTAAAGTGACAGAGTGTGCATTTCAGCTTCCGCTATAAATATACAAGGCACATCAACAGAGCTCGACATTTCTATAATGTTTTCTTTTCCCGTGCGGAAATTGAGGT
It includes:
- the LOC127295820 gene encoding mitochondrial succinate-fumarate transporter 1 translates to MASSPSPPPPPPPTDEPRSTGGGGRPPIPPYVKAAAGSLGGVMEACCLQPIDVVKTRLQLDRAGAYRGIAHCGATVARAEGVPALWKGLTPFATHLTLKYALRLGSNAMLQSAFKDPTTGKVSAQGRLASGFGAGVLEALVIVTPFEVVKIRLQQQKGLSTDLLKYKGPIHCAKTIVREEGIFGLWSGASPTVMRNGTNQAAMFTAKNMFDIVLWKKHEGDGKVLLPWQSMVSGFLAGTAGPVCTGPFDVVKTRLMAQGRTGDIKYKGMFHAIRTIHSEEGLRALWRGLLPRLMRIPPGQAIMWTVADQVMGFYERTYVQSASV